The Candidatus Methanomethylicota archaeon genome has a segment encoding these proteins:
- a CDS encoding UDP-N-acetyl glucosamine 2-epimerase, with product MKVLSVVGARPNYVKIAAVGDVFSKFFDHVVVDTGQHYDYEMNRVFFEQLEVPEPDYFLGVGSGSHGYQVGEIVKRVEEVLLRERPDLVVVYGDTNSTLGGALAAVKAGFRVGHVEAGLRSFDMSMPEEVNRRVVDHVSHLLFAPTGSAYRNLLAERVPGRVFVTGDVHVRALKRWLPIAEERSRVLERLGLDPGYVVVTVHRAE from the coding sequence ATGAAAGTATTATCTGTGGTCGGCGCAAGGCCCAATTATGTTAAAATAGCAGCGGTTGGCGATGTTTTTTCAAAGTTTTTCGACCATGTTGTGGTGGATACTGGTCAGCATTATGATTATGAGATGAATAGGGTGTTTTTTGAGCAGCTGGAGGTTCCGGAGCCGGACTACTTCCTAGGTGTGGGGAGCGGTTCCCACGGGTACCAGGTGGGGGAGATTGTTAAACGGGTTGAGGAGGTTTTGCTAAGGGAGCGACCTGACCTTGTGGTTGTTTATGGTGATACGAACTCGACGCTGGGCGGGGCGCTTGCGGCAGTGAAGGCGGGGTTTAGGGTTGGGCATGTGGAGGCTGGGTTGAGGAGTTTTGATATGTCGATGCCGGAGGAGGTGAATAGGAGGGTTGTGGATCATGTGTCGCATTTGCTTTTTGCGCCTACTGGGAGTGCGTATAGGAACTTGTTGGCTGAGCGGGTTCCTGGCAGGGTCTTTGTTACGGGTGATGTTCATGTTCGTGCTTTGAAGAGGTGGCTTCCTATAGCGGAGGAGAGGTCTCGTGTTTTGGAGAGGCTTGGGCTGGATCCTGGCTATGTGGTTGTAACTGTTCACCGGGCTGAGA